GGAACTGCTGCAACGTTCCGCCGAAGGGGAACCCAGTGAATTCAACGGCTTCAGGACGTTTTCCCTTGACAAGATAAAAGGATTGGTCGCCTACCTGCTGGATATTGCCGAGCAGCCCATCAGCATTACAAAGATGTGCAAACTCCTGTTCTATTGCGAATTCGCCTTTTTCAGGGAGACCACCCAGTCCATCACGGGGTTGTCCTATGCCCATTACACCTATGGGCCGGTTCCTGAGGGAATAAACGACATGTACACCCTTTTCAATTACCTGGGCGAAACCGGAGTGATCGAAATAGCGGAAGAAGAATGCCCTCGCTGCGAAGGAACAAGAAGGGATTTTACCCTGGCTGACCCCGGTGCCAGTTCGTCGCTCGATGATGAGGAAAAGGATTTCGCTGGACAGGTTTTCCATAAGTTGGGCCGCTTCAACGCGGCAAAACTTTCCGAGCTGGCTCATGATGAAGAGGGTTACGGCTCAACAACCCTGAACGAAAAGATCTCTTACCTTTACGCGGAAAAACTCAAGGCGGTGTGATTTATTTAAAAGGGGAGGCTAGGAAACCTCCCCCTGATCACCTTTGCTTCTTCCTGGTCTGATTTTTCTTTTTCGAAGCATCTGGTTTTTCCAGCG
This genomic stretch from Thermovirga sp. harbors:
- a CDS encoding DUF4065 domain-containing protein, which translates into the protein YREKHRLMAPEEIRETRDGYGFSQELFSRVLGIGVASLRRYEGGALQTPAIDALLHSAKAPKTLLSLFERNKGSLSAAAAEDVRHKLKRLVKSSFDKGTHLEELLQRSAEGEPSEFNGFRTFSLDKIKGLVAYLLDIAEQPISITKMCKLLFYCEFAFFRETTQSITGLSYAHYTYGPVPEGINDMYTLFNYLGETGVIEIAEEECPRCEGTRRDFTLADPGASSSLDDEEKDFAGQVFHKLGRFNAAKLSELAHDEEGYGSTTLNEKISYLYAEKLKAV